A segment of the Patescibacteria group bacterium genome:
TTTTTGATAAATTGGTTTTTTCAAAAATTAGACATATCTTCGGAGGAAATCTTAGACTTGCAATATCAGGTGGATCAAGTTTGGACAAAAAAATTGCAAAATTTTTTGAAGATGTTGGAATAAAAGTTTTGGAAGGATATGGACTCACAGAAACATCCCCAATAATTTCTGTAAACAAAGCAAATGAATACAAATTTGGTACAGTGGGTTTTGTATTATCAAATTTAGAATTAAAAATTAATGAAGAGAAGGAAATTGTAGTTAGAGGAGAGTCTGTAATGAATAAATATTGGAATGATGATTTATCTACTAGTGCGGTAATAGATAATGATGGTTGGTTTCATACAGGAGATTTGGGATTTGTGGACAAAGAAGGGTATTTGAATATTATAGGCAGAAAAAAAGAAATAATAGTTTTATCTACTGGAAAAAATATTGTTCCAAGTAATATAGAGAATGCTTTAAACTTTGATAAATATATAAATCAATCCATAGTTATTGGAAATAATAGAAAATTTTTGACAGCACTGATAGTGCCAGATTTTGAGGAATTGTCTATATATTGTGAAAAAAATAATATAAAACATGATGAAAGTATAGAGAGTTTTAGGGATGAGTTTATTTATAAGTTTTTTAAAGATAGAATAAATTTTATATTGAAAGATTTTTCTGATTATGAGCAAATAATAAATTTTTATTTGTTGGATAGAGAATTTGATCAAGAGCATGATGAGCTTACACCTACATTGAAATTGAAAAGAGAAAAAATAGTAGAACATTTTAATAATATAATTAATAAGTTTTATAAATGATTTACTGGATTTTAAAATATACATTAGGAATTTTAATTAGATTTATTTGGGTTAGGAGAGTTACTGGCATATCTAATATTCCAAAAAAGGGAGCGTTTATTATTTGCGCAAATCATTCAAGTTATTTTGATTTTTTAACACTTATTGCTGTTTGTCCACGAAGAATTCATTTTTTAGCGGGGGAAGTTTTTTTTGAAAAGTGGCAATGGAGATGGTTGGTACGATCAACCGACCAGATAAAAGTAGATAGAAGATCTAAAGATAAATCAGAATCTATTCATAAGGCAACAGAATATTTAAAAAAAGGAATGGTGGTTGGTATTTTTCCAGAAGGAACTAGATCTAATGATGGAAAACTTGGAAAATTTTATAATGGAGCAATAAAAATAGCAAAAGAAATAAATGTTCCAATTTTGCCAGTTGGTATAAATGGTACATTTGAAATAATGTCTAGATTCGATAAGTATCCTAATTTTGACAAAAAGTGTATATTAAATTTTGGATCTTTGGAACGCTATTCAAATAATATTTTTGTAGGAGATAATTTGTTAGATAAATTTAGTAATGAATTAAGAAAAAAGATTAATAATTTAATTAATATAGTCTAATTAAAAAATAAATTTATAATTTATGGGTTTGCAAAATATTGAAGAATATGAAAAATATAATAATTTGTTTTTTAAAAAACATTTACCGTTTTATTTTTTTATTAATTTTTTTATCTCATCTTTGCATAATGAGGTAGCTAATAGAATATATAAAAAAGATGCAAAAGTTATAGATTTAGCCTGTGGTACAGGTAATCAAGCTATAAAATTAGCGCAGAAGGGTTTTTTTGTTGTTGGGCTAGATTTGTCAGGAGATATGTTAAAAATAGCTAGAAAAAAAAATAAATCATATTATAATCTCGAATTTGTTTTAGGTGATGCTAGTCGTACTATGTATAAAGACGATTTATTTGATGCATCAATCATATCTTTGGGTTTGCATGATATGCCTGAAGAAATAGCTGAACTCGTTTTAAAAGAAATGAAAAGAATAACTAAAAATAAAGGTAAGATATTTATTATAGAGCATGATGAATCTAGATTTTCTTTTTATTATAAGATTATTAATATATGGGAATCTAAATATTTTAATAATTATATTAGAAGGGGTATGAAATATTTTTTAAACAAAGTTCAGTTAGTACCTGTTTATGAAAAAAATAATATATTTAAAACTTTGAAAGTTATTGAATGTTTAAATAATAAATAATTAATTTATTAATAATAAAAAATATGAATAAAAAAATTGTAGTTTTTGATGTTGGTAGGACTTTAGTTAAAATAACACATAAAGATATAATTCGTTTTTTTTTGAAGAGAGGAAAGACTAATATATTTTTTCTTTACATTATTTATTTTCTTTTTTTTATACATAAGATTATTGGTATAAATAATAAAAATGTTTGTCATATAACTAAATTTTCTTATAAAATTTTTAAAAATCAGGATGCTAAAGAAATGAATAAAATAAGTGAGGATTTTTTTGATTCCTATTTAAAAGACAAAATTTATAATAAATCTGTCGAGACGATTAAACAACATGTAGAAAATGGTTATGAAGTTGTATTAATTTCAGCTTTATTTCCAGGTGTTGTCGATTGTTTAAAAAAATATTTAAATCTTAATTTTGTTATAGTACCAGAGTTAGAAGTTGTAGATGGAAAATATACAGGAAAAGTTTTGAATTTAATTCCTTATGGTTCTAATAAAGCTATTTTGGTAAGGAAGTTAGTTGAAAAAGAAAATTTTTCTTTTAGTAATAGCTATGCTTATTCTGATAGATTTTCAGATATAGAATTATTTGAACTAGTAGATGTGCCTATAGTTGTTAATCCAGAGCCAAAATTAAGGATAGAAGCTAATAAAAGAAACTGGAAAATATTAGATTTATCAATTTAATTTTTAATTATGCTTAACGTATTTTCAATATTTTTACTTTTAACATCTATATTATCTTTTTTATTAGGATTTCTTGTTTTATTTAAAAGATCCAAAAAGAATACTATGACTTTGGCTTTTTTGGGTTTAACTTTTTTTACTTCATTATGGGCACTTAGTTATTATTTATCAATATCTATAAATAATTATGATATTGCTATTTTTTGGGCAAAAATGGTTACTTTTAATTCGATATGGATTCCTATTTTTCTTTTTAATTGGGTGCGTCTATTTTTAAAAGATATTGGTTTAAGAAAAGTTCATTTTAATGATTATGTAATGTATGTTTCTTATTTTTTAGGTTTTTTCTTTTCTTTTTTTAGTTTTAGTAAATTGATGATATCTAGTTTCGAACAAAAACTATTTTTTTCAGTGTGGCCTAATCCAGGAATTTTGTATCATTTTTATTTTATATTTTGTTATGTGGGGCTGTCTTTTTATACAGGAATTATTTTATTAAAATATTATAAAATCGCAAGAGGTTATGCTAGAAATCAGATAAAATATGTTAGTATAGGCTGTATAGTTGCATTGATGGGTGGAATTTCTAATTTTTTTCTTTGGTATAATATTTTAATTCCTCCTTATGG
Coding sequences within it:
- a CDS encoding class I SAM-dependent methyltransferase, which produces MGLQNIEEYEKYNNLFFKKHLPFYFFINFFISSLHNEVANRIYKKDAKVIDLACGTGNQAIKLAQKGFFVVGLDLSGDMLKIARKKNKSYYNLEFVLGDASRTMYKDDLFDASIISLGLHDMPEEIAELVLKEMKRITKNKGKIFIIEHDESRFSFYYKIINIWESKYFNNYIRRGMKYFLNKVQLVPVYEKNNIFKTLKVIECLNNK
- a CDS encoding HAD family phosphatase, producing the protein MNKKIVVFDVGRTLVKITHKDIIRFFLKRGKTNIFFLYIIYFLFFIHKIIGINNKNVCHITKFSYKIFKNQDAKEMNKISEDFFDSYLKDKIYNKSVETIKQHVENGYEVVLISALFPGVVDCLKKYLNLNFVIVPELEVVDGKYTGKVLNLIPYGSNKAILVRKLVEKENFSFSNSYAYSDRFSDIELFELVDVPIVVNPEPKLRIEANKRNWKILDLSI
- a CDS encoding lysophospholipid acyltransferase family protein, encoding MIYWILKYTLGILIRFIWVRRVTGISNIPKKGAFIICANHSSYFDFLTLIAVCPRRIHFLAGEVFFEKWQWRWLVRSTDQIKVDRRSKDKSESIHKATEYLKKGMVVGIFPEGTRSNDGKLGKFYNGAIKIAKEINVPILPVGINGTFEIMSRFDKYPNFDKKCILNFGSLERYSNNIFVGDNLLDKFSNELRKKINNLINIV